The genomic window CGCCGTACTGGGTTAAAGTTAATCCACTATATTTATCCGGAAACAAAATCATGAGCAATAAATTGACTCCCCCTGCCGAACTGCCTAATGAGCAGGATTTACGGGCGGTCTTGGCGTACAACATGCGGCTTTTCCGCGTGAATAAAGGCTGGTCTCAGGAAGAGCTGGCGCGGCAATGCGGTTTGGACAGGACTTATGTATCGGCTGTGGAGCGCAAACGCTGGAACATTGCGCTGTCGAATATTGAAAAGATGGCGACAGCTTTGGGCGTAGCTGCGTATCAGTTGCTGCTGCCGCCGCAAGAACTACTAAACCTGATGACCAATCCCTCCGATACCCAACAAAGGTCGTCTGAAAACGATATTTAACTGCCGAATCATCTTTATTCAACTCCCCATAACTCGAAAGA from Neisseria sp. DTU_2020_1000833_1_SI_GRL_NUU_006 includes these protein-coding regions:
- a CDS encoding helix-turn-helix transcriptional regulator — translated: MSNKLTPPAELPNEQDLRAVLAYNMRLFRVNKGWSQEELARQCGLDRTYVSAVERKRWNIALSNIEKMATALGVAAYQLLLPPQELLNLMTNPSDTQQRSSENDI